The window TCATTGACAGTATAGGCGCAAACCTTGTAGCCGGCAGCGTGGATGCGTGCGATGGAGGATTCGTCCAGATATTTCTGGTTCAGATTGATGGCCTGGCAGCCTAGCGACACCAGAATGGCTTCAAAATCCTCGGGCAGGGAGTCGATCAGGAACGCACGCGGTACATCAGGCGCTTGCTGTGCAAAGGCCGCCAGCGCTTCCTGCGAAAAGGACGACACCAGTGGGGCCACACCGCCTTTTGCCCATAATTGCTTAACGGCCTGCGCCACTGCAGCACCGGTTTGCGCTTCGCGACCCGGGCATGGCTTGATTTCGATATTGCAAAGCAGGCCGTTTTCCAGAATGAAGCGGGCAAACTGGCTGAAGGTGGGCAGTGATTCTCCTGCGTACCAGGCTGAATGCCAGCCCCCCATATCCAGTTGGGCCAGTTCGGTGAAGGTCATGCCGGCAGCGGCGCCGGAACCGTCAGAGGTACGGTCTACCGTATCGTCGTGCAGCACAACCAGGACGTTGTCGCCGCTGAGCTTGACGTCGAACTCTGACATGAGAAAGCCATGATCATAGCCACAACGCAGGCCGGCAAGTGTGTTTTCGGGAGCAATGCGGCCACCACCACGATGGGCAATAACGGCAGGATATGGCCAGGAAACAGGGGATTTCGAAGACATGCGATCACCACGGAGCGTGAAATAAGGGGAAGCAGACAGCATTAACCGGTATGGTCACATGGTGGCCCACGCAGCAAGCGCCGCAGTCCCATGTCTGCCAATTGCCTGAATTGATGCTAAAGTTTTATTTTAATGGAAAAACCGCTTAAAATAAGCGGTTACTCTGGGAAGCTATGCCATCAGGTGGCTTTTCGCTTTCGCCTCAGACATTTATTTTGGTCGGGAACACAATGCTAGAATCCTTTCGCACGCATAAACGTTTATTGCTCATCGTTCTGTTCGTTCTGGTCGTGCCTTCTTTCGTCTTCTTAGGGATTGCCGACTACCAGTCGTTTACCAATAATGACGTGAAGCTGGCCTCGGTACGCAAAAACGACATTACCCAGGCGCAGTTTGATCAGTCCTGGCGTGAACGCCTGAATCAGTTGCGCGAGCAAAACGGCAGCAATTTCAATATCAATGCAGTCGATACACCAGCCAATCGCCAGGCCTGGCTTGACCAGCTGGTAGACAATCAGGTGCTGCAGCAGGAAATGCTGGACCGGCATTTTAACGCCACCGACAATATGGTCCGGCAGGCCATTGCCAGCACGCCTGATTTTCAGGACAACGGCAAGTATTCTTTTCAGAAATACAGCCAGTTTCTGGCCGAGCGCAATATCCGTGACGTTGATTATGAGCAGTACGTGCGCCAGCAACTGGCCTTTGCTCAGCTGCTTGAGCCTGTCGCCGGCACGGTAAGTATTCCCGCACAAACGGCGGCCTTGCTGCAGACTGCCATGACACAGGAGCGCACCGTCAGACTCAAGACCTTTGAGGCCGCGGCCTACGAGCAGTCGGTGCAGGTCAGTGACCAGGAAATGACCGATTGGTATGAAAAGAACAAGCAATCGCTGCAGGTGCCGGAGTATGTCAATGTTGACTACATCGTCCTGAACCAGGATGCAGCCCTCAAAACGGTGGGTGACATTTCCGACGCCGATATTGAAAGCTATTACAAGGCCAATATCGCCAAATACACCAAAAAAGAGCGTCGCCAGATCAACCATATCCAGATCCAGATTCCTGCCGGCGCCGATGAAGCCGCACAGAAAGCAGCTCAGGACAAGGCCAATGAAGTAGCCGAAAAGGCCAGGCAAGATCCGGCATCTTTTGCCGAACTGGCCAAGACCTATTCCGATGATGCAGGTTCAAAAAATCAGGGTGGTAGCCTGGGTACGATTTCCAAAGGCGACATTGCCTCTCTTGACGCCGCGGCTTTTGATCCGCAGGCGCCTGGCATTACCGATCCGGTCAAAATCGACAATGCCTGGCATGTGCTGCAGATCGCCAATATTGAGCCGGGCGAGGTTCAGCCACTGGCGCAACTGAAAGATACCCTGAAAAAGGAAATTGCCTTACAGCAGGCGTCTGAAAAATTTGCCGATCTTTCAACCAAACTGACCCAGTTGTCCAGTACAGAACGCGATTCGCTGCAACCGCTGGCCGATGCACTTGAACTGGAGATCCACCATGTGAACGGTGTGAGTCAGACGGCCTTGTTGCCTAAAGATCAGGTGGGCGACAATGCTGCGGCCGATAGCAAAGATGCCGCTTATTTTGAATCAGGCCGGGTGCGCGAGACGCTGTTTTCCGACGAAGTGCTTAAGCAGAACAAAAATTCCGGTGTGATCGAGATTTCGCCATCGGAGCTGATGGTGGTGCATGTGGCCAAGGACGTTCCGGCAGCCGTGCCCGCACTGGATGACGTTCGTGAAACGGTCCTGAATCGCATTCGTGATGAGAAGGGTAAAAAGCAGGCAAGCGAAGACGGTATCGCCGAACTGGCCATGCTTAAGGAAAAAGGCCCGGGCGAGCTGACCGGATTTGGCAAGGAAACCACCATCAGCCGTCTGACACAGGCGCAATTGCCACCAAGCATGCTTAATGCGATCATGAATGCGCCAGCCGACTCATTGCCCGCTTTTGTCGGCTTTGAAGTGCCGAATGGTTATGCCATTGCCCAGATCGAGAAAGTCACCGAGCCGACAGCAGATGCCCGTAATATGTTTGACCAGTATTTGCGTCAGGCCATGGTGGCCGGTACCGGGGCGCAAACAGCCCAGAGCGTGACCCGCATGATTCGCCAGACGCACGACGTGAAGGTGTATCCGGATGCAGCGAAAGTGATTAACGACGCTGCCGGTAATCAGTAAGCGCCTGTTGCAGAACCGGCCACACCGTCTGCGCCATCAGCGGCTGGGCCTGTTCGGCCGGGTGGATGCCATCATCCTGATACATATCCCGCTGCAGGGCAAATGATGCGAATAGAAAGGGCACCAGATGGGTGTCCTTTTCTTTTGCCAGCGTGGTGAACATTTCCTGAAACTGGCGGGCATAATCCGGCCCGAAGTTGGGCGGGATCTGCATGCCGATCAATACCACTTCGGCGTTGATGCCCCTGGCGCTGTCTATCATGCTTTGCAGATTGTCACGGCTGGCATCCAGCGAGAGACCGCGGAGCGCATCATTGGCACCCAGTTCAAGTATCATGACAGCAGGCTGATGTTTTTTCAGCAGGGCAGGCAGGCGGCTGCGTCCGCCCGCAGTGGTATCGCCGCTGATACTGGCATTGATCACCTGCGCATTGCCCAGCGCCTCTTTTTTATTCTCCGCCAGCCACTGCACCCAGCCGGCACCGCGTCTGATACCATATTCGGCAGACAGGCTATCGCCCACCACCAGGATGACCGGAGCATTGGCCGGTTCCGGCTGCTCCTGGGCCCGGACCGCTTGCGGCCAGATGAATACCCACAAACTTATCAGAATGGATAGAACACGAATCATGGACGCAGATGTTGTCATAGAAGTTTCTCATTTAAAAAAACACGTTGCCGAGGCAACTGGTACGCTGGACATTTTAGATGATATTTCCTTTGCGCTTGAGCGCAGTACAACATTGGCTATTACAGGTAGTTCCGGCTCTGGAAAATCAACGCTGCTGGGCATTCTGGCGGGCCTGGACACGCCGTCTTCCGGGCAGGTGCGTTTGATGGGAAAAAATATTTTCGAGATGGATGAAGATGCCCGTGCCGTATTGCGGGCCCAGAATATCGGTTTTGTGTTTCAGTCGTTTCAGTTACTGCCGAATCTGACCGCGTTGGAAAATGTCATGCTTCCGCTGGAGTTGCAGGGGCAACCGGCACGTGAGGCCGCCCAGCAGATGCTTGAGCGGGTAGGGCTGGCTTCACGCATGAATCATTATCCCAAAACCTTGTCCGGGGGAGAAAAACAGCGTGTTGCACTGGCGCGTGCCTTCGTGGTGAGTCCTGCGATTCTTTTTGCCGACGAGCCTACCGGCAGCCTGGATACGGAAACCGGCCAGCGCATTGCCGATCTGATGTTTGAAATGAATCGGGAAAAAGCGGCCACACTGGTGCTGGTCACGCATGACCAAAAACTGGCAGCCCGCTGTGATAACACCATTACGCTGATTTCGGGCCGTCTGGCAGCTACAGTACCGGATCCTGATTGGGTCTGACTTTCAGGCGCGCTACTTTTTGCACCTGCGATACGTGGCGGACCATGCGAAATACGCGTGCCAGGTGCTTACGGTCGTGGACCTGGATGGTCAGGTGCACTACGGCCAGGTTCTGCGCGTCTTCGTTCATGGACATCGTAAGAATATTGGAGTCTGCTGCTGAGATTTGCGCCGCAATTCGGCCCAGTACGCCTTTTTCGTTACGAATCACAATTTCCATGCGTACCGGCAGATGGGAGGCCGTTTCTTCATCCCAGTACACCTGCACCCAGCGGTCCGGTTCCCGGGAGCGCAGGCGTGCCGCAGTCGGACAATCGTCAGTATGGACGACCAGGCCGTGACCCGGACGGATTAAGGCGACCAGGCTGTCACCGGGAATAGGGCTGCAACAGCCGGAAAGCTGTACGGCCTGGCCCTCATTGCCCTGAATGAATATCATCCCGGCGTGGGCGATGGATACTTCATCAATCACTGCGGCGCTGGTGGCCAGCATGGCGTTTTCAACTGCAAAGCGGCGAGCCACAACCGCGGCCAGCCTGCGACCCAGACCGATGTCGGCCAGAATCTCTTCGCGCGACGATGCGCCGGAGCTGCGTGCCAGTTTTTCCCATTCGGCATTGTCGGCATCCGGCAGGGGAATGTTCAGTTCCTGCAGGGCCTGCCTGAGCATTTTTTCGCCAAAATGAATGGAGTCTTCATATTTGACGGTTTTCAGGAAATGACGGATTTCGGAACGGGCCTTGCCGGTGCGTACATGATTGAGCCACTGAACGTTGGGTTCGGAAGCCGGCGACGTGATAATTTCGATGGTATCGCCGCTTTTAATCTCGGTTTTCAATGGAACAAATTCGCCATTGATTTTTGCGGCCACCGCCTGATTGCCAATGTCGGTGTGAATACCGTAGGCGAAATCAATAGGCGTAGCGCCACGCGGCAGGGAGACGATTTTTCCCTTGGGCGTGAGTACATAGACCGCGTCGGGGAACAGGTCAACTTTGACGTGTTCCAGAAATTCGCCGGAATCCCCGGTCTGGCTCTGGATATCGAGCAGCGACTGCAGCCAGCGATGCGTCTGCTTTTGCAGATCATTCAGCGAAATATCGTCTTCCTTGTACATCCAGTGCGAGGCGACGCCTTTTTCGGCAATGTGATCCATGTCCCGCGTACGAATCTGAAATTCAATGGGCG of the Advenella mimigardefordensis DPN7 genome contains:
- the ugpQ gene encoding glycerophosphodiester phosphodiesterase, whose translation is MSSKSPVSWPYPAVIAHRGGGRIAPENTLAGLRCGYDHGFLMSEFDVKLSGDNVLVVLHDDTVDRTSDGSGAAAGMTFTELAQLDMGGWHSAWYAGESLPTFSQFARFILENGLLCNIEIKPCPGREAQTGAAVAQAVKQLWAKGGVAPLVSSFSQEALAAFAQQAPDVPRAFLIDSLPEDFEAILVSLGCQAINLNQKYLDESSIARIHAAGYKVCAYTVNDYRRARQLLGWGCDAIFTDELIRIPADLGVY
- a CDS encoding SurA N-terminal domain-containing protein — protein: MLESFRTHKRLLLIVLFVLVVPSFVFLGIADYQSFTNNDVKLASVRKNDITQAQFDQSWRERLNQLREQNGSNFNINAVDTPANRQAWLDQLVDNQVLQQEMLDRHFNATDNMVRQAIASTPDFQDNGKYSFQKYSQFLAERNIRDVDYEQYVRQQLAFAQLLEPVAGTVSIPAQTAALLQTAMTQERTVRLKTFEAAAYEQSVQVSDQEMTDWYEKNKQSLQVPEYVNVDYIVLNQDAALKTVGDISDADIESYYKANIAKYTKKERRQINHIQIQIPAGADEAAQKAAQDKANEVAEKARQDPASFAELAKTYSDDAGSKNQGGSLGTISKGDIASLDAAAFDPQAPGITDPVKIDNAWHVLQIANIEPGEVQPLAQLKDTLKKEIALQQASEKFADLSTKLTQLSSTERDSLQPLADALELEIHHVNGVSQTALLPKDQVGDNAAADSKDAAYFESGRVRETLFSDEVLKQNKNSGVIEISPSELMVVHVAKDVPAAVPALDDVRETVLNRIRDEKGKKQASEDGIAELAMLKEKGPGELTGFGKETTISRLTQAQLPPSMLNAIMNAPADSLPAFVGFEVPNGYAIAQIEKVTEPTADARNMFDQYLRQAMVAGTGAQTAQSVTRMIRQTHDVKVYPDAAKVINDAAGNQ
- a CDS encoding arylesterase; translated protein: MIRVLSILISLWVFIWPQAVRAQEQPEPANAPVILVVGDSLSAEYGIRRGAGWVQWLAENKKEALGNAQVINASISGDTTAGGRSRLPALLKKHQPAVMILELGANDALRGLSLDASRDNLQSMIDSARGINAEVVLIGMQIPPNFGPDYARQFQEMFTTLAKEKDTHLVPFLFASFALQRDMYQDDGIHPAEQAQPLMAQTVWPVLQQALTDYRQRR
- a CDS encoding ABC transporter ATP-binding protein, whose product is MDADVVIEVSHLKKHVAEATGTLDILDDISFALERSTTLAITGSSGSGKSTLLGILAGLDTPSSGQVRLMGKNIFEMDEDARAVLRAQNIGFVFQSFQLLPNLTALENVMLPLELQGQPAREAAQQMLERVGLASRMNHYPKTLSGGEKQRVALARAFVVSPAILFADEPTGSLDTETGQRIADLMFEMNREKAATLVLVTHDQKLAARCDNTITLISGRLAATVPDPDWV
- a CDS encoding RelA/SpoT family protein, which encodes MLSTYMDSKEIDKVREAYRFADQAHLGQFRSSGAPYITHPIAVTEICAGWKLDSNALMAALLHDVIEDQNVSKAELAEKFNPDVANLVDGLTKLEKLNFATKAEQQAESFRKMLLAMAKDVRVILIKLADRLHNMRTLDAVGGEKRRRVANETLEIYAPIAHRLGLNALVRELQDLCFEASHPNRYNVLKKAVLAARGNRREVLTRIAENITSAMPANGIEAEISGREKSLFSIYNKMREQKKSFSEVLDIYGFRIIVHTLQECYLTLGTIHQLYRPVPGKFKDYIAIPKINGYQSLHTTLVGPYGTPIEFQIRTRDMDHIAEKGVASHWMYKEDDISLNDLQKQTHRWLQSLLDIQSQTGDSGEFLEHVKVDLFPDAVYVLTPKGKIVSLPRGATPIDFAYGIHTDIGNQAVAAKINGEFVPLKTEIKSGDTIEIITSPASEPNVQWLNHVRTGKARSEIRHFLKTVKYEDSIHFGEKMLRQALQELNIPLPDADNAEWEKLARSSGASSREEILADIGLGRRLAAVVARRFAVENAMLATSAAVIDEVSIAHAGMIFIQGNEGQAVQLSGCCSPIPGDSLVALIRPGHGLVVHTDDCPTAARLRSREPDRWVQVYWDEETASHLPVRMEIVIRNEKGVLGRIAAQISAADSNILTMSMNEDAQNLAVVHLTIQVHDRKHLARVFRMVRHVSQVQKVARLKVRPNQDPVL